From one Rhineura floridana isolate rRhiFlo1 chromosome 4, rRhiFlo1.hap2, whole genome shotgun sequence genomic stretch:
- the LOC133384575 gene encoding uncharacterized protein LOC133384575 — MQRISGTISRSPSNTSVASITSVYSWGHSSGDAAHYSMLGSSPSPVPVTLEEEEEEAHLTRSSRLGFRQARQRSHSDPKANINLHQTQLQGRWGGPPPRSNSTTRLIPSAPSLCSAVKPLGMPAHSLRRDSRIGFLDYKVQELLDWHVHRKHRQKEVVPSPRAPSPKGRARAGSATIPKGGILQWVSQQLSICPRPGSHTPPPALPQRCQTPPKASHVRSPGPCPRTPGPPPEDFLAPPNLFCKSGSCSSLRGQAEGKMGSGAAKEGLGGIFSLLGQSKSPPLPKDPGRPRTRKGKERDSRARRSPSTPKEARAGSPKDKPTEIEVSAMVDRKVCWGDALPDATEAHIAFEQWSTVLPPLLDPSFMCQNQLELPCMTAARVELHHENNRRAVLPPKPQCLAHSIVESLDTDQATRDLHLCLAKTLEKGRGRLSVEYPVCLLCGRCTPYCPHPRPRHSPSLLVYPRLSVREGEVHMCLGFLLKIKRSEASEWGLLQAVGASKRPLGKEGPPRYERSRSRHRKSRGAETQPQSPEKAPRLPKQQPPAQGGDPRARGRRSVPRRSPQPSKRRHQPQLGKPASSAAAAWVHAKPPKNPPSVLKQLLLYIKNAWAKMRGRAPKEQGSTASLCKLGGALGPPGTLGVPSATASEPHNQGGILLHRQGSRPMVGSYKELLPPAGQASALGHWRVSLNLDEPEAPRAPKKGESRHTKAASSGASKKLARQSSPAQTRKAPSKQASRRDNMY; from the coding sequence GATCTCACGGAGTCCATCAAACACTTCCGTGGCGTCCATCACCTCCGTTTACAGCTGGGGACATTCATCTGGAGATGCTGCTCACTATAGCATGTTGGGATCGTCTCCCTCCCCCGTGCCTGTCAccctagaagaagaagaagaagaagctcaTCTCACCAGGTCCTCCCGGCTGGGGTTCCGTCAGGCCCGACAGAGGTCCCACTCCGACCCCAAGGCCAACATCAACCTGCATCAGACGCAGCTGCAGGGCCGGTGGGGAGGCCCTCCGCCCCGGTCCAACTCCACGACCAGGCTGATCCCCAGCGCTCCTTCCTTGTGCTCAGCTGTCAAACCCTTAGGCATGCCTGCCCACTCTCTGAGACGAGACAGCAGAATCGGCTTTCTGGACTACAAGGTCCAGGAGCTGCTCGACTGGCACGTGCACAGGAAACATCGGCAAAAGGAAGTGGTGCCATCGCCCCGGGCCCCCAGCCCCAAAGGCAGGGCACGGGCGGGCAGCGCCACCATCCCGAAAGGGGGGATACTGCAGTGGGTGAGCCAGCAGCTCTCCATCTGCCCAAGGCCAGGTAGCCACACACCCCCTCCAGCCCTTCCGCAGAGGTGTCAAACCCCACCCAAGGCCTCTCACGTACGAAGCCCCGGCCCCTGCCCCAGGACCCCCGGGCCTCCCCCCGAAGACTTCCTGGCTCCCCCCAACCTGTTCTGcaagtctggaagctgcagcagtcTGCGGGGACAGGCAGAGGGCAAGATGGGCAGCGGTGCTGCCAAGGAGGGCCTGGGGGGCATCTTCAGTCTGCTTGGGCAAAGCAAGAGCCCCCCCCTGCCTAAGGACCCCGGGAGACCCAGGACCCGCAAAGGGAAGGAGAGGGATAGCAGGGCCAGGAGATCACCGAGCACCCCCAAGGAGGCCAGAGCTGGCAGCCCCAAGGACAAGCCGACGGAGATCGAGGTCAGCGCAATGGTGGACAGGAAGGTGTGCTGGGGCGACGCCTTGCCTGACGCCACAGAGGCCCACATCGCCTTTGAGCAGTGGAGCACAGTGCTGCCGCCGTTGCTGGACCCCTCTTTCATGTGCcagaaccagctggagctgcccTGCATGACGGCAGCCCGAGTGGAGCTGCACCACGAGAACAACAGGcgtgctgtgctcccccccaagCCCCAGTGCCTGGCCCACAGCATCGTGGAGTCGCTAGACACAGACCAGGCTACGCGGGACCTGCACCTGTGCCTGGCCAAGACGCTGGAGAAGGGGCGCGGCCGGCTGAGCGTGGAGTACCCCGTGTGCCTGCTCTGTGGCCGCTGCACCCCCTACTGCCCCCATCCGCGCCCGCGTCACAGCCCGTCCCTCCTGGTCTACCCGCGGCTGAGCGTCCGGGAAGGCGAGGTCCACATGTGCCTGGGCTTCCTCCTGAAGATCAAGAGGTCTGAGGCCAGCGAGTGGGGACTGCTGCAAGCGGTGGGCGCCTCCAAGCGGCCCCTGGGGAAAGAGGGGCCCCCCAGGTACGAGAGGAGCAGGAGCAGGCACAGGAAGAGTCGGGGAGCCGAAACCCAGCCTCAGTCCCCAGAGAAGGCGCCACGCTTGCCCAAGCAGCAGCCGCCCGCGCAGGGAGGGGACCCAAGGGCCAGAGGCCGGAGGAGTGTTCCTAGGCGCTCCCCACAACCATCCAAAAGACGCCACCAGCCGCAACTGGGAAAGCCGGCCTCGTCGGCAGCAGCAGCGTGGGTCCACGCCAAGCCCCCCAAGAACCCCCCCAGCGTCCTGAAACAGCTGCTGTTATACATAAAGAACGCCTGGGCTAAGATGCGAGGGAGAGCCCCCAAGGAGCAGGGCTCTACGGCTTCTCTGTGCAAGTTGGGGGGGGCCCTTGGGCCCCCTGGAACACTGGGGGTTCCTTCAGCCACTGCCTCTGAGCCCCACAACCAAGGGGGGATTTTGCTTCACAGGCAGGGCTCTCGGCCCATGGTTGGGAGCTACAAAGAACTCCTGCCTCCTGCCGGGCAAGCCTCTGCCTTGGGGCACTGGAGGGTGTCCCTGAATCTGGACGAGCCCGAGGCTCCCCGGGCCCCCAAGAAAGGGGAGAGCCGCCACACAAAGGCAGCTTCTTCTGGGGCATCAAAGAAATTGGCGAGACAGTCTTCCCCGGCACAAACGAGGAAGGCACCCTCCAAGCAAGCATCCCGCAGAGACAACATGTACTGA